TCACTAACAACTCCCTTCTAATAACATTTAATCCACCGACTAATTTACACATTCACTtacaataattaataataaaaaaagtccCAAGCTCAATACAGAAGTCGGGTTAATGTAGATGCACTTACTAATCATGGTAACACTACCTAGTTACTATCAAATGAATAATACCTTGATCTTACTCAACAACTAATAATAGTCCTACTCTCCAGACCGAGCTCGGCGTCAATATAGGTCATTAGtcccaaaaaaaatattcttagtTAACCTCGCCCGTCAATCAAATAATAACACTGCCAAAAATTGTTCATCAGCCAAGCAATTGAGGAGTTACATAACCTGACATCCATAGAAATgcaataaattctaaaaaatttCCCACTCAAATGTACAGAAACCTCGAGTGTAGAATTCCAGTCACTCCTCAGGTCCCAAACACCATCTATGGACAAATAAACCTGAATGCGAACATAATTTCactcaaaacattcaaattgatagaataaaaaccctaaaattcataaaaataattcaaaatcaaactgTTACCAACAAAGCAACAAACGCATGCATGTAATTCAGCataattataagtttataacatTGAAGGATGACTTCAACATCACATCAAAAAAATAACACCGAATTCAAACTACAACAACAAAGTTCatcaaaaaataacaaaattcagaaaaaaaacCTCGAATTTTCGAAACAGAAAACTATTCCGAAATTCAAATTACTCAGCAGCTCAAAAAGCAGCACATACACGATTCAAATTCCAATAATTGAAAACAGAAAACacgaaagaaaaaagaaaaaaaaaaggagcgaAATCGTGAATTCGACATACCAGAGTAAGAGGAAGGAGAAGGTTTGTGAATTTCGCTGGAAATTGGGGATGATCAAAAGAGAGGGACGGAGTTTTCTGGAAATTATGCAAAACCTGGCTTTTTCGGTTTcgctttaattatattttttaatttatattacTGCCAAAATGAGTACGTAAGTGAGTAAGCAGTAGTAGTGTAACTGTATTAAGGCAGTAATTAGCTAGTAAGTCGTTATTTGCGGTATTTTCTTGCCGTTTCGGGTGAAATATTCTATCATCGTGGTCTCTTTCACCATATTGTTTGACACAGTAACGTTCCCTATCATCGTACCACTTTAATCGACCACATTTCGTTGatgtgaatttttttattattattattattttcatacgaaatactccctccgtatttagttaagagatacacttggccagGCACGtgtattaaaaagaaaaattaaatgaaataaagtaataaaacaagtggggttgagtagatattttaataagaaaaacaagtgagtaccatgtcattttagggattGAGGGGTGTGAtagggtgtagatatattatttaattagatggtggggttgataagttactaaaaatgacaagtgtatctcttaaataaatacgaccggaaaagacaagtgtatcccttaaataaatacggagggagtataatttatGTGAAATAATTTACTCAAAACACAATATTATTGAGAGGAActtatttattactccctccgtcctttaatactcgcTTTGTTTTGACTGTGCatgcttgtcaatgcacaactttgaccaccaatatctttaactacatattaaaaaaacttataaaaatattaataatttagaaatatatattaagatgaagccaaccatgtattatatactaacatttgtttttatatactagaaataaaatagggtcaaagtgaattatgtgaatagtgcaaaaagtcaaaacgggtcgagtattaagggacgaatgGAGTATGCGAATAGtgcaaaaattcaaaacgatgtgagtattaaggaacagagggagtatacacGGAATATATCAGGAGAGGGCGAAAAGTGATTGAACGACATTTTCAACCTTCGGCTTAAAATACATTTTCTGCAATCACCATATCATAGCAAATATTACCAATGATGTGTGATTAGCCTTGTGGTTAAGATTGGGATCTTGTTTACGATAGGCCTCAAACTCGAATCTCCCCGCCaacatttgtaatttgtattgccCTTATAGCTCAttcgcacacacacacaaaagacCATATCATAGCAAATTCACTTACTTAAACGTTTGTTCACTCGCTTCCCAATGacgtttaataaaaaaaaattaaataacatactccgtatttatcttgaatttttatagaaaattgTGACCACATTGAATGAATTTCCATGAAAAagtctttatttatttttaattcaatGATGAGTTGAATATAACAAAACATTACTTATTTAATTATCTCCTACCAGCACTAAATTGTGTATTTTCTGATAATAATACTAATACAAGTGTATAAGTATAATAATTCCTCCACAAATCATACAATATTCTCAAttctttaattaattactattaaaaatatcaaatgggaaaaatactactccctccgtctctacAAAATTATCCTAAATGGGAGTATGAGTCAAAGGGAGTATTTATTGAGTTATCTAATAGTTTATTTACACTTACATATTAATCCCTCCGTCTCTGCAAAATTATCCTAAACCATGCTTTTCACTTATTAAGAAAGAAGACATAAGAAAAGCAATTGTGTTGGTAGTTTGTCGATctttttgttaatttaaatacgaagtAAAATGTGAGAGCAGATATGTGAGAACACATACGGAGTACTGcaaatcataaggaacaaactCAAAGGGACTAGGGGTGAAAGTTAGGTTTTTGATTTGAATTAAGGCCCAAACTAAACTAATTCGGTTTTCATTTTTTGAAACCGAATCCAAACAAAACCAAActgtattttaaattttcagtccAATCCATACCATAAAAATGAATTTTTATGGCCCTGTTTTTGGGCCTATATTATACCTATTTTTAGCCAAATTTTAGGCCCTTGTTATACTTTTCTATTTGTTTAAGCCATGAGAATTAGGGCAAAATTATTGTACCTGCTTATTCTGTTTTAGTTCGGTTTCAGACTTTTCAGTCAAATCCAAACCACAAAaccaaattttttaaaaaatctctGTCCAAAACGAACcgaatagaaaaaaaaagaaccGGATTCCTTATTCGATCGGTTCAGTTCGATTTTTCGGTTTTTTCATATCAACCCTTCACCCCTAAAAGGGACGGACAGAAAAGTAAATTGGACAATCTTTTACGATCGGATAGAGCatgcatattttttttatttataagttCAATAATGATAGGAGTGAGAAGGTGACATCAAATAAAGTAGTGAAAGGATAAGGCAGTTGAAAGGAATATACAATGACATGACCATCACAAAAACAGTTGTAACAACCTAACAAAACAGAAAATTATGATCtcacaaacaacaacaaaataagCTCGATCATCCACGAAGCTTCCTCCACCACAACACGGCCGTGCATGGTGGGCGCACGAAAAATACAGGTAGGGACGACGGGACCAATATCAACCCCGCCACACCACATTAACACGTTGCTCATCCATGAACTCGACGATGTTTATGACTCGGTCACCGGCCGAGTCATGACCGGTTCATGGCTCTGGGACTCAGCCATTATCTTATCAAACTACATTTCGATTCGAGCTGATCCTGATTACAATGGCGGGTTTGGCTTCTTCAACCTGCATGGAAAGACCGTGGTCGAACTCGGTGCTGGAACGGGACTACCTGGGTTGACAGCGAGTCGACTCGGTGCTCGTCGAGTTGTCCTCACTGATCTTCCCCCCCTCCTCCCTGGCCTACGGAATAACGTGGAGGTCAATGGGTTGGATGATGTCCGAGTTGAGGTGTGCGAGCTCGTGTGGGGGGCCGACGAGTTGCCGAGTCAACTCAATGAGTTGCAACGTGGGGTAGACTTGGTGTTGATGTCAGACGTGTTTTACGACTCGTCTTTGATGGCGCCGCTGGCAAAGACGCTGAAGATGGTGTGCCATGGCGGGACGGTGATATGGTCGGCCAGCGAGGTGAGACAATCAACGGATGAGTGCCTAAACGAGTTGACGAGTCACGGGTTTGAGGTGACCGAGTTGGTGAGTCAACCCGGTGTAAGCACGTCGGAAACCGGTCACAACAACACAAATGAATTTGCTATTTATGTTATAAGCCCTTCAAATCCAATACACTCCCCGTAGAAATGGTAATGATTCTCATAGTCTCATGTATACTTGGATATATGATCGATcgatacaacaacaacaaagccttaatcCCAAAaagatttggggtcggctaacatgcaTATATGATCGATATTACAAATTTTATTGGTTTATCTACTTGTGATTTTATCCCTTTTAAAGTTTAAAGTTTATGTTGTACACGAAATTATCCCAAATCATATAATTATAATAGTCTGTTTGATAGTCGGTTATAAATGGTGTTGATAGAAATGAATTTTTGTGTAAATTTATAAGGAAAATCAAGAaattatttctttttgtttataACATTTTTATTAACACTCAACTCATTATCACTTGGGAAGTGATATTAGTtgggaatgcaaatttatgaatAAAAACACCAAAATTgagacaaaatttcattacaatGGGACATCTTGATGCTATTTTCTTGCTAAATTTcacttaaatttattcccaTTTCTATCATTTAGGGCAATCTTTTAGAGACGAAAAAAGTATTTCGTATATGCTTAGTCACATACTCAAGGAAAATTTTCGGTGAGTTCAAAGACGTAAAAATATAGTTATTTAGGAATTATTTCAAGCAAATATACATTCCTCACTCGACTGAAATGAGTAGTTGCGAATGGACCATTCTACATTACATTTACATTGGCAAATTGGCCCATGCCCCATTTGGCCATTTACCATGGAACCAAATATAGAAGTCACGTAAATACGAAGCTACTAATAAAAGGTGTTGAA
This Spinacia oleracea cultivar Varoflay chromosome 6, BTI_SOV_V1, whole genome shotgun sequence DNA region includes the following protein-coding sequences:
- the LOC110781181 gene encoding uncharacterized protein, which gives rise to MTGSWLWDSAIILSNYISIRADPDYNGGFGFFNLHGKTVVELGAGTGLPGLTASRLGARRVVLTDLPPLLPGLRNNVEVNGLDDVRVEVCELVWGADELPSQLNELQRGVDLVLMSDVFYDSSLMAPLAKTLKMVCHGGTVIWSASEVRQSTDECLNELTSHGFEVTELVSQPGVSTSETGHNNTNEFAIYVISPSNPIHSP